The sequence TTTTACTCGTGTCACCGAAGCAGGATTAACAGAAAACGGATATTTTGCTGCAACTGGTGTAATTATTGTAGTTAAAACAAAAGTTAGGAGTATCAAAAATAAATAACGAGATAGAAAGTTCACGATATGACTTTTTATACTAAATAATAAGAAAACTAGAGTAAATATATTATCCTAAATTAATTTCCATCATCTATAAAGAAAATTTTCGGAAATCTTCCTATAAAAGCTTTGAAAACAGAAAAATTATCAGGTAAATTCTCCTTTTCTGGCTTTATGATTACCTAACTATCAGGTAATAAGACTAACTATAGACTTTCTGGATAGTTTTTTATCTTTAATCTTTCTTCATAGTTATGATTTGATTCTTAGTCATAGCTTGTTCTCCAATAATATGCAAAGTGGTATGCTACACACAAATAGTTAGTATAAACACTGATATTATACAGTTTCAAGAGCAATTCCTATTTTATTTTGCGAGTGTTTATTATTTGGACTAGTTAACAATTTGTTAATTAAAAGAGTATTTGATTTTTCAACAAGTCATTACATTAATAAGATTTACCATGCTTAAAAAAAGTTTGTTCAGCATACCAACAATTACAGGTACTTTAGCGAGTGTAGTTGTTTCAATTGCTGGTATCGCGATTCAAAGCAATCAAGCTCATGCTGCTTCTTTTGGCTCGATTTCTCAGATTTACGCTTATGGAGACAGTTATTCAGACAATGGTGCATCCTTTGAAATCTCAACTCAGGCTGTAAATGCTGGTGTACCCGATTCGTTTATTTTACCAGCAGACCCAGCTTTAGGACTCTATGATTCCGAAGGGCGCTGGACAAATGGAGCAACAGCAGTTGAAGTATTATCTGATAATCTCGGGGTGGGTTTGACGGATTATGCGGTAGGAGGTGCCAAAAGTGGAGATGGAAACTATTACAGTTGGTTAGACTCTTTCGAGAATACAGGAGTATTCGGTCAAATTGAGCAATTCAAAGCAGAAACTACGGGACAAGCTGCTGATGAAGATGCTTTACATTTTATCTTTGCTTCAGCCAATGATTTATTTGAGTACGCTGATTTTGGTTTACCTGGAACGGTTGAAGAGTTAGCAACTCAAACTGTGGATAATATGGTCGAAAGTGTCTCTAGTTTGGCAGAATCAGGAGCAAAGCAGTTTCTTGTAGTTAATTCGTCCGATCTGGATATTTTACCCGGTGTTATAGAGTTTGGACAGGTTGAGGAAGCTGCTTTGTTTACAGATTTAGTAAATCAGCTTCTCCCTGAGAAATTAGAAACGCTTTCTCAGGAATTAGATGATGTAGAAATTGCTTTGTATGACCATGTTGCGATTAGTGACAAAATCCGTTCCAATCCCCAAAATTTTGGTTTAACTAATATAAACGATCCCTGTCAAGCTGTTTTTCCTGTTGAACCTGTTTGTGCTGCTCCTGATGAATACTATTTTTGGGATGAATATCACCCAACTCGGCGAGTACATCAAATTATCGGTGAAGATATGGCACAATTCGTTGCGAATTACCAAGTAAAATCAGTACCAGAATCATCCAATAGTTTTGGTTTAGTAGTATTTTTCGGTTTGTTAGGTACTGGATTAATATACAAACGGCGGTAGTTGCATTAATTGATTACTAATCCCCACTTCTATTTAACTTTTTGACAGTTGTGGGAAGTAGTCTGACTTTGAAGATCCACACGCTCCGCGTGAATATTATCAGCAATAAATTCAATATCTCCATCTTTGTTAACAATCCAACCGGTAGCTTCTTTAATTTGGGAGGGGTAGAGGGGGAGGAGGGGGAGGAGGGGGTAGAAAGGGTAGAGTTATTATCTCGTAAATCTTGTAAAACAATTTCTTCTCGCAAGGTTTGTCGGGGATTAACGGGAATTCCACCTCTTCCGGTTGTGACAAAACGAGCTTCTTCGTCGGTTGGACAACCAGCGCTAATTCTATCGGCAGCATCGGTTAAGTTTTCGGGAAGTTCAATTAAACCGTTGTTAGGATCTACCGCAGTTAAATCTAAATTAAAATCTCCATCGACACCAAATTCTGAACTTGCTGTAATATCGCTTTGGGGAGTATTGCGTAATGCCGAAGGCATCAAGCTTCGCTTATCGCGAAAGTCAATTCCGAATAATCCAGGTGTTGCTATATTAATATTTCCACCGTTTCCTTGTTGATTAATAATTATTTGTTCTGCTGTAATATCTAATTTTCCCGCATTTCCATCACCAGCAGTTGCGGTTACAACTTGGGAAAGGCTACCAACAGTTAAATTTTCTGTTTCAATAGTCAAATCACCGCCGTTTCCTTCTGTCTAATTTTTTTGCTGAAAATTTATACTGATATTGATTCGTATCAGCAACTAAATAACACTTCCATAATTAAATATCAAGTCTATAAATTACTTGAAGAGGTGAAATACAAAAAGGAAGAAAAGTCAGAAAAGTCAGAAATATTTAGCGATGATATTTTAACTAACTGTATACCTGGTTGATTCAACGCTTAATTTCGCCGTCGTATTAATTTAAGGGAATAGTAAAAAGAAGTTGATTGAATCGATATAAGAACTGAAAGCAGGAGCAAATCAAATTAGAAAAATCAACATCGTACTGATTTTAAATACTTTTGTGTCTCTTTTTATTCCAGAACTTACGCAATTGTCACAATGTCCCGTTGGTGCGTGACACTAAAAACATTGTTACTACGTTCATAAATAGTCGAAGTGTCACAGCACCCTACAAAATAAATATACCAGTTGCGTAAGTCCTACATTCATAAAAACGCTTAATTTAGTTTGCACAGCACAGCATAACAAAAGAATCAGTTTTATCTTAGTTTTAATAAGCGATTATAAATGATTTTTTGCTGTGGATATAGTAAACGAGTCTCAGAAAAACCTAGCCGAAGAATTACTAGAACAATTGATGCTATTTAAACGCTTCAAACACCTTGATGATGAAACATTAAAGAAGATAATGAACAACCCAGAACTAGCCAAGGAATTCGAGAAAGTTAACAGCGACAACCTCGCCGCTTAGTATTGTTACTGACTTGATAAATTTCTTATATAACTTGATTTTTACCGACTCTTTCATATTTTTATAAAGTCTGCTGTCGGAGAATAAATCAACAAATTCTTTTACTTGTTCTGCTCGAAAAACAATAGTATCGCTACTATGTTTTTGAAACTCTACAATCTGCAATTTTATTTTCACTATTGCCTCCTCAATCGCTGCATTGGTAGGCAGTTTCTGTAAATTTCCTAACGTATTTCTTAGTTCTAATACTTCCGCTGTTTCTGTCTCTTCTAGGGACTGACTATTAACAATTAAATCTTTTAATGCAACTGCTTTTTCTGTAAGCGCTTTATCTACAGTTTCAATAACCGTTGCAAGGTGAATTGTTTTCTTATTCTTACAAAAATCCGAACCATACATTCCCCGTTTTTTGCAGTAAATAGGCGTATATGGTTTGCTATGAGCATACATCTTCCCCCCACAATCTCCGCAAAACATTTGTCCAGAAAGTAAGCCTTTACCAACTTTACTTGTATTTCCATTTCTTCCCCATCTACGACTATTTTCAGCCAATAAAGCTAATATTTGTTCGTAAGTTTCATGGGTTATTAAAGGTTCGTGAGTATTATACCTAATATCCCAGTTTTCAGGATTATTACGATTTGCTCTCACACCGTACCTTGTATGTCCCCGCAAAGTTGGATTGTGCAACCAGTTTGTTAATCCAGTAGTAGAAAACTTAATATCATACTCTTTTAAAAAATATTGAATTGTAGCGCGAATAGATTTTTTTTTATCCAATAAGTAATTAATAATATCCTTTGCAATTGCCCATTTAGTTTTAGTTGATTTATCGGGCAGTTGATGCATGGATAAATCTGGTTGATAAAATCCATCGACTCTTTTATAACCAAATGGAACTGGTGGAGAAGCTTTACCTTGCTCGCGAAGATGTTTAAAGCCATGCTTAACTCGGTTCTGAATTAAATCTAATTCAAACTCTGCTAATGCTCCCATTTGATTCAAAGAAAACTTAGTAAAGGGATTCTCTAAATCATCAACGGGTGAATCTAAAATAATTAATTTAATACTTAATTCATTAAATAAAGCTACTGCCTTATTGATAGTAACAATTGAACGAGCTAATCTATCAATTCTGGTAATAACTATTTCGGTAATATCTCCATTGCGACAAGCATCTAAAAGTTTGTTAAATTCTGTTCTATCATTAGACCTACCAGACTTCACATCTGAGAAAATCATTGAAACACCAGCTTTCTTGATGCGTTCCGTTTGCTGGACTAACGCTTCTTCTTGTTCTCCCGTACTTACCCGCACGTAGCCGACACGCATACGCCTAAAACGCTCTTATATCACGACTTTAAAGAGCATATCACAAAAGTTAGCGTTGTAAGTTCATTTGGTGTAGGAATAGCTAGATTCTTGTTGTTGATGATTTTAGTCGCTAAGGTAGCGTATTCCTTAGCTTGGTTGCTGTCAGGTGCGTACTCGTTAACAGTCATACGACGCAATTCAGCGTGCTGTACAATGTTGTCGCGAGGTACGAAGTGAATCATTTGGGTGTTCAAACGGTCAGCCAAAGTTTCGATAAGTTCAACTTCTCTGTCAACATTACGGCTGTTACAAATCAAACCACCTAATCTTACTCCACCACTGTGAGCGTACTTGAGTACACCACGAGCGATGTTGTTGGCTGCGTACATTGCCATCATCTCACCAGAGGTAACAATGTAGATTTCTTGTGCTTTTCCTTCGCGGATAGGCATAGCAAATCCACCACATACAACGTCACCTAATACGTCGTAAGATACAAAATCTAAGTCTTGGTAAGCGCCATTTTCTTCCAAGAAGTTAATGGAGGTGATAATACCACGACCTGCACAACCTACACCAGGCTCAGGACCACCAGATTCTACGCAGCGAACGCCGCGAAAACCTTCGAGCATTACTTCTTCAAGTTCCAAATCTTCTACTGCACCGCGCTCGGCAGCCAACGAGAGTACGGTTGTTTGTGCTTTGGAGTGCAACATCAAACGGGTGGAATCTGCCTTTGGATCGCAACCTACGATCATAATTCTTTGTCCCATCTCAGCCATAGCTGCAAGAGTATTCTGAGATGTGGTGGACTTACCGATACCACCTTTACCGTAGAACGCTATCTGTCTGATATTTTCGTCAGTCATTAATTTTCTCCTGCAATTAATTGGTTTGCTAAGTGGGTGCAGTGCTTCTTGTTAATTGTCACTCCTATAAGGAGGGTGACTTGCTTATAGAACGTGGCGGGTGGCGCACGCTCTACAACTGTTTGCTGTAGATTCATAATTGATTATTAGTTATTAGTTGTTAGTTGATAGTAGGTATTTATTGATTGTCAACTAGCTGCTAACTGATTCAACTGTAATGTTATTGCTGATGCGTTCTTTTAATTTAGCTTCGATAGCATTTTTGAGAGTTGCCAAGCTGCTAGAACAAGAACCGCAAGCGCCTTTAAGTATCACTCTGATAGTATCGCTTTCTACATCGTAAAGTTCTACATCTCCCCCATCGGCGATAAGAATGGGTCTTATTTCTTCATCTAATACTTTTTGTATAAGTGCTATTTTTTGCACTGGTGTCAGGGGTTTATCGCTAACCTGAACACTGGTATTGTTATTACCGTTATTTGATTGTGTTTCAGAGGTAAAGGTAGAATTGCGTTGGTTTTCGATGATGATGTCATCAATCGTAGCCAAACAGGTTCCACATCCACCACCTGCTTTAATAAAGTTTGTAACTTCTTCTGCGGTTGTAAGTTTATTTTCTTTTACAATACGCTGAATTTTAGGTTCGGTAATACCGAAACAGGTACAGATTATTGCTCCTTCGTCATCTTCATCATGAGCCGCAATTGGAATACCTTTGTAGTTCGAGATTGCTGCTTCTAAAGCTTCTTGCCCCATTACCGAGCAGTGCATTTTCTCTTGAGGTAGTCCGCCTAAATATTCAGCTATATCTTTATTAGAAATATTCAGAGCTTCGTCTAGAGTCTTGCCCTTTACTAATTCTACCAGAGCTTCCGACGATGCGATCGCACTAGTGCAACCAAATGTTTGAAATCGAGCATCAAGGATTTTGTTTGTTTCTTCGTCTACCTTGATGTGCAGTCTTAAAGCGTCACCGCAAGCAATGCTACCGACTTCTCCAACAGCAAGTTTAACACCTGCTTCGCCTTTGTCTTCTAAAACACCCTGATTTTTCGGATTGTAAAAGAATTCTAATACCTTATCTGTGTAGTCCCACATAGCCGTGTTTTGAGTGATGAGTAATTAATTGAATAACAAATAGAGAGAGTTTGGGAGAGAGTTATAGGATGGAAAATTATGTAATTCCTAACTCTTAACTCCTAAAACAAAACTCTTAATGTTGAGCCAAAGCTTGTTCTTGGTCTTTTAGCCAAGCCGCATCATCGTTTTTGAAGGGTGATAGCTCGCGCAGACGGCGGACGATGGCGGGTAATACTGCTAATACTGCATCAATATCGGCATCTGTATTGTAACGAGATAGACTAAAACGGATAGAACCGTGCAAAGTTGTATAGGGTACTCCCATCGACCGCAAGATGTGGGAAGGTTCTAAAGAACCAGAACTACAAGCAGAACCACTGGATGCACAAATACCGTGCTGATTTAATAATAGTAAGATTGCTTCGCCTTCAATATATTTGAAACCAATATTCGTAGTGTTGGGCAATCTCTGCGTTCCGCCACCATTGATTTCACATTCACCAACTGATTCTATTATAGCATTTTCTAGTCGGTCGCGTAAAGCTTTTTGTCTTTTTCCTGCTTCTTCTAAATGTTGCAGTTCGAGTTCGGCAGCTTTACCTAAAGCGATGATACCCGGTACGTTTTCGGTACCTGCACGTCTACCGCGCTCTTGTCCGCCACCAATTACCAAAGGACGGAATCTAACTCCCTTTCGCACGTATAATGCGCCAATACCTTTGGGTGCATGAATTTTGTGACCGGACAGAGTCAGCATATCAATGGTGCTGTTTTTCATATTAACGGGAATTTTCCCAACAGCTTGAACACCATCGACATGAAAGAGTGCGCCATATTCTTTAGCTAATTTGCCAACTTCCTCTACTGGGAATATTACTCCGGTTTCGTTATTTGCATACATAACGCTAACCACAGCGGTTTCGTTACTCAGTGCAGCTTCCAATTCGTTTAAATCTAACTGCCCCTGACGATTCACCGAAAGATAAGTGACTCTATAACCTTGTTTTTGTAATTGTTTGCAAAGATTAAGAACAGCAGGATGTTCTACCTGGGTTGTAATAATATGTTTTTTGCTAGGCTGTGCTTGAAGTGCAGCCCGAATAGCAGCGTTATCTCCTTCAGTTCCACCGCTATTAAAGACAATTTCAGAGGGTTCGGCACCGAGAAGGGCTGCAACATTTTCTCTAGCTTGCTTTACCGCTTTACCGACTTGCCCCCCGAAGGTATGCATACT comes from Rivularia sp. PCC 7116 and encodes:
- a CDS encoding SGNH/GDSL hydrolase family protein, whose product is MLKKSLFSIPTITGTLASVVVSIAGIAIQSNQAHAASFGSISQIYAYGDSYSDNGASFEISTQAVNAGVPDSFILPADPALGLYDSEGRWTNGATAVEVLSDNLGVGLTDYAVGGAKSGDGNYYSWLDSFENTGVFGQIEQFKAETTGQAADEDALHFIFASANDLFEYADFGLPGTVEELATQTVDNMVESVSSLAESGAKQFLVVNSSDLDILPGVIEFGQVEEAALFTDLVNQLLPEKLETLSQELDDVEIALYDHVAISDKIRSNPQNFGLTNINDPCQAVFPVEPVCAAPDEYYFWDEYHPTRRVHQIIGEDMAQFVANYQVKSVPESSNSFGLVVFFGLLGTGLIYKRR
- a CDS encoding S-layer family protein, which codes for MTIETENLTVGSLSQVVTATAGDGNAGKLDITAEQIIINQQGNGGNINIATPGLFGIDFRDKRSLMPSALRNTPQSDITASSEFGVDGDFNLDLTAVDPNNGLIELPENLTDAADRISAGCPTDEEARFVTTGRGGIPVNPRQTLREEIVLQDLRDNNSTLSTPSSPSSPSTPPKLKKLPVGLLTKMEILNLLLIIFTRSVWIFKVRLLPTTVKKLNRSGD
- the xisF gene encoding fdxN element excision recombinase XisF — encoded protein: MRVGYVRVSTGEQEEALVQQTERIKKAGVSMIFSDVKSGRSNDRTEFNKLLDACRNGDITEIVITRIDRLARSIVTINKAVALFNELSIKLIILDSPVDDLENPFTKFSLNQMGALAEFELDLIQNRVKHGFKHLREQGKASPPVPFGYKRVDGFYQPDLSMHQLPDKSTKTKWAIAKDIINYLLDKKKSIRATIQYFLKEYDIKFSTTGLTNWLHNPTLRGHTRYGVRANRNNPENWDIRYNTHEPLITHETYEQILALLAENSRRWGRNGNTSKVGKGLLSGQMFCGDCGGKMYAHSKPYTPIYCKKRGMYGSDFCKNKKTIHLATVIETVDKALTEKAVALKDLIVNSQSLEETETAEVLELRNTLGNLQKLPTNAAIEEAIVKIKLQIVEFQKHSSDTIVFRAEQVKEFVDLFSDSRLYKNMKESVKIKLYKKFIKSVTILSGEVVAVNFLEFLG
- the nifH gene encoding nitrogenase iron protein, with the protein product MTDENIRQIAFYGKGGIGKSTTSQNTLAAMAEMGQRIMIVGCDPKADSTRLMLHSKAQTTVLSLAAERGAVEDLELEEVMLEGFRGVRCVESGGPEPGVGCAGRGIITSINFLEENGAYQDLDFVSYDVLGDVVCGGFAMPIREGKAQEIYIVTSGEMMAMYAANNIARGVLKYAHSGGVRLGGLICNSRNVDREVELIETLADRLNTQMIHFVPRDNIVQHAELRRMTVNEYAPDSNQAKEYATLATKIINNKNLAIPTPNELTTLTFVICSLKS
- the nifU gene encoding Fe-S cluster assembly protein NifU, which encodes MWDYTDKVLEFFYNPKNQGVLEDKGEAGVKLAVGEVGSIACGDALRLHIKVDEETNKILDARFQTFGCTSAIASSEALVELVKGKTLDEALNISNKDIAEYLGGLPQEKMHCSVMGQEALEAAISNYKGIPIAAHDEDDEGAIICTCFGITEPKIQRIVKENKLTTAEEVTNFIKAGGGCGTCLATIDDIIIENQRNSTFTSETQSNNGNNNTSVQVSDKPLTPVQKIALIQKVLDEEIRPILIADGGDVELYDVESDTIRVILKGACGSCSSSLATLKNAIEAKLKERISNNITVESVSS
- the nifS gene encoding cysteine desulfurase NifS, with translation MQKDCIYLDNNATTKVDPLVVEAMLPYLSEHYGNPSSMHTFGGQVGKAVKQARENVAALLGAEPSEIVFNSGGTEGDNAAIRAALQAQPSKKHIITTQVEHPAVLNLCKQLQKQGYRVTYLSVNRQGQLDLNELEAALSNETAVVSVMYANNETGVIFPVEEVGKLAKEYGALFHVDGVQAVGKIPVNMKNSTIDMLTLSGHKIHAPKGIGALYVRKGVRFRPLVIGGGQERGRRAGTENVPGIIALGKAAELELQHLEEAGKRQKALRDRLENAIIESVGECEINGGGTQRLPNTTNIGFKYIEGEAILLLLNQHGICASSGSACSSGSLEPSHILRSMGVPYTTLHGSIRFSLSRYNTDADIDAVLAVLPAIVRRLRELSPFKNDDAAWLKDQEQALAQH